A genomic stretch from Helianthus annuus cultivar XRQ/B chromosome 1, HanXRQr2.0-SUNRISE, whole genome shotgun sequence includes:
- the LOC110897837 gene encoding uncharacterized protein LOC110897837 isoform X1 produces the protein MDASSSSGNVDQGPYPYPSHVNPASFMSVKLSAERLHNYDEWRVQMECLLDSHDLLGFVDGTVKEPKEDDNSKGNVADFKAKHREWQRSDLLVKGWIFGSVSEDVMRSIDSYLTAKDIWDFLMTDYGMPVDRLTAYEAIRACKEYIGLTHVTGCRNPFKGIDAHRLLASTIKAECYDFAYDLLKDCYHQLDTVDPVSLWRSVYNLAEKPDAFRSAKQYNCYQRYIYSRVSVENCSLSNTPKNPDIENQVKCRTNPVGWKSYVCRVMERICAKFWEFALHVPHIKSIHEEKMKHNKVLTILKFCCEKNGKIRNIRDGFEDALILAVKNDIPEVIEQITQFFPLSIRNTRDDRCTLYQLAIMNRCENAYNFLVHEATYHRDSHHHRAGYYFQDNLLHLAAKLAPQHKLNKVNGATLQMQKELEWFQEVSKLMSPEQRTTRNKEKETPMMVFSKQHENLRQKGEDWMKSTANSYTIIAPLIIAIACSAIITVLGGNNGDTGKAIYEKKPSYIIFLVLDALSLFTSTTSLLWFLSILTARYADEDFLYKLPKRLIVDLIILFMSVTAMLIAFSAVLYIMFGQENWWILLVIGVTTLLPISSFVTLQLPLLVDLIYSTYGRGVFGKRSERRITS, from the exons ATGGATGCCTCAAGCTCAAGCGGCAATGTGGACCAAG GGCCATATCCATACCCTTCTCATGTAAATCCCGCCTCCTTCATGTCTGTAAAGTTGTCCGCAGAACGTCTGCATAATTATGATGAATGGCGGGTTCAGATGGAGTGCCTGTTGGATTCCCATGATCTGCTTGGTTTTGTCGACGGCACAGTAAAAGAACCCAAAGAAGATGATAATTCAAAAGGGAACGTTGCTGATTTTAAGGCCAAGCATAGGGAATGGCAAAGGTCAGATCTGCTAGTGAAAGGATGGATCTTTGGATCAGTGAGTGAAGATGTGATGAGGAGTATTGACAGTTATCTAACAGCCAAGGATATTTGGGATTTTCTTATGACTGATTACGGTATGCCTGTCGATCGATTGACGGCGTACGAAGCCATCAGAG CGTGCAAAGAATATATTGGGCTCACCCACGTCACTGGCTGCCGCAATCCCTTCAAGGGAATAGACGCTCATCGGCTACTCGCTAGTACAATCAAGGCAGAGTGTTATG ACTTTGCATATGACTTGCTGAAGGACTGCTACCATCAACTGGATACAGTAGATCCAGTTAGTTTGTGGAGGTCAGTGTATAATCTTGCGGAAAAGCCTGATGCATTTAGGAGTGCCAAACAATACAACTGCTACCAAAGATATATTTATTCTC GTGTGTCTGTAGAGAATTGCAGCTTAAGCAATACACCTAAGAATCCGGATATTGAGAACCAAGTGAAATGCAGGACCAATCCTGTCGGCTGGAAGAGCTACGTCTGCCGTG TTATGGAGAGGATTTGCGCCAAATTTTGGGAATTTGCACTACATG TTCCGCATATCAAGTCCATCCATGAGGAAAAAATGAAACATAACAAAGTTCTTACCATACTGAAGTTTTGCTGTGAGAAAAATGGTAAAATACGGAATATACGAGATGGATTTGAAGACGCACTCATTCTTGCAGTGAAGAATGATATCCCTGAGGTCATAGAGCAAATCACCCAATTTTTTCCACTATCGATCCGGAACACAAGGGATGATAGATGTACACTCTACCAACTTGCAATAATGAACCGCTGTGAAAATGCTTACAACTTTTTGGTGCACGAGGCGACTTATCATAGAGATTCGCATCATCATCGAGCCGGTTATTATTTTCAAGATAACCTTTTGCACTTGGCTGCAAAATTGGCACCTCAACACAAACTCAATAAGGTTAATGGTgcaacattacaaatgcaaaagGAGTTAGAGTGGTTTCAG GAAGTAAGTAAATTAATGTCTCCCGAACAAAGGACAACCCGCaacaaagaaaaagaaacacCAATGATGGTGTTTAGTAAACAACATGAAAATTTGAGACAAAAGGGTGAGGATTGGATGAAAAGTACTGCCAATTCATACACAATTATAGCTCCACTTATCATTGCAATAGCTTGTTCAGCGATCATTACTGTACTGGGAGGGAACAATGGGGATACTGGGAAAGCAATTTATGAAAAAAAACCGAGCTACATTATATTTCTTGTCTTGGATGCACTCTCATTGTTTACATCGACCACATCCTTGTTGTGGTTTCTTTCCATCCTCACGGCACGTTATGCAGATGAAGATTTTCTCTACAAGCTTCCTAAGAGATTAATAGTTGACCTTATCATATTATTCATGTCTGTGACAGCCATGTTGATAGCCTTCAGTGCAGTGTTATATATTATGTTTGGGCAAGAGAATTGGTGGATCCTGCTCGTGATTGGTGTAACAACGCTCTTGCCGATTTCTTCATTTGTGACATTGCAATTACCGTTGCTTGTTGATCTCATCTATTCAACGTATGGTCGTGGAGTCTTTGGTAAGCGAAGTGAGCGTAGAATAACATCATAA
- the LOC110897837 gene encoding uncharacterized protein LOC110897837 isoform X2 — translation MDASSSSGNVDQGPYPYPSHVNPASFMSVKLSAERLHNYDEWRVQMECLLDSHDLLGFVDGTVKEPKEDDNSKGNVADFKAKHREWQRSDLLVKGWIFGSVSEDVMRSIDSYLTAKDIWDFLMTDYGMPVDRLTAYEAIRACKEYIGLTHVTGCRNPFKGIDAHRLLASTIKAECYDFAYDLLKDCYHQLDTVDPVSLWRSVYNLAEKPDAFRSAKQYNCYQRYIYSRVSVENCSLSNTPKNPDIENQVKCRTNPVGWKSYVCRVTERICAKFWEFAVLHVPHIKSIHEEKMKHNKVLTILKFCCEKNGKIRNIRDGFEDALILAVKNDIPEVIEQITRFFPLWIWNRDGRRTLNQLSISNRCEKSYNFLVYEKTYHKDLHHHENHFFEDEDKNLLYVAAKLVPDDKLNKVTGAALQMQRELQWFKEISKIVPDR, via the exons ATGGATGCCTCAAGCTCAAGCGGCAATGTGGACCAAG GGCCATATCCATACCCTTCTCATGTAAATCCCGCCTCCTTCATGTCTGTAAAGTTGTCCGCAGAACGTCTGCATAATTATGATGAATGGCGGGTTCAGATGGAGTGCCTGTTGGATTCCCATGATCTGCTTGGTTTTGTCGACGGCACAGTAAAAGAACCCAAAGAAGATGATAATTCAAAAGGGAACGTTGCTGATTTTAAGGCCAAGCATAGGGAATGGCAAAGGTCAGATCTGCTAGTGAAAGGATGGATCTTTGGATCAGTGAGTGAAGATGTGATGAGGAGTATTGACAGTTATCTAACAGCCAAGGATATTTGGGATTTTCTTATGACTGATTACGGTATGCCTGTCGATCGATTGACGGCGTACGAAGCCATCAGAG CGTGCAAAGAATATATTGGGCTCACCCACGTCACTGGCTGCCGCAATCCCTTCAAGGGAATAGACGCTCATCGGCTACTCGCTAGTACAATCAAGGCAGAGTGTTATG ACTTTGCATATGACTTGCTGAAGGACTGCTACCATCAACTGGATACAGTAGATCCAGTTAGTTTGTGGAGGTCAGTGTATAATCTTGCGGAAAAGCCTGATGCATTTAGGAGTGCCAAACAATACAACTGCTACCAAAGATATATTTATTCTC GTGTGTCTGTAGAGAATTGCAGCTTAAGCAATACACCTAAGAATCCGGATATTGAGAACCAAGTGAAATGCAGGACCAATCCTGTCGGCTGGAAGAGCTACGTCTGCCGTG TTACGGAGAGGATTTGCGCCAAATTTTGGGAATTTGCAGTACTACATG TTCCGCATATCAAGTCCATCCATGAGGAAAAAATGAAACATAACAAGGTTCTTACCATACTGAAGTTTTGCTGTGAGAAAAATGGTAAAATACGGAATATACGAGATGGATTTGAAGACGCACTCATTCTTGCAGTGAAGAATGATATCCCTGAGGTCATAGAGCAAATCACCCGATTTTTTCCATTATGGATCTGGAACAGGGATGGTAGACGTACACTCAATCAACTTTCCATAAGTAACCGATGTGAAAAATCTTACAACTTTTTGGTGTATGAGAAGACCTATCACAAGGATTTGCATCATCATGAAAATCATTTCTTTGAAGACGAAGACAAAAACCTTTTGTATGTGGCTGCAAAATTGGTACCTGATGACAAACTCAACAAGGTTACTGGTGCAGCGTTACAAATGCAAAGGGAGCTACAATGGTTTAAG GAAATAAGCAAAATAGTGCCAGACAGATGA